A region from the Triticum aestivum cultivar Chinese Spring chromosome 3D, IWGSC CS RefSeq v2.1, whole genome shotgun sequence genome encodes:
- the LOC123080518 gene encoding uncharacterized protein isoform X2 produces the protein MDGDRRTPAAAAASAASVLDDDELLREILLRLGFPTCLVRAALVSKRWLHHASDPAFLRRFRDRNPPRLLGFCLCFSGRYRFVPFPQPPELAAPIRRATSSCTAAFARRILPIKHCRNGRLIIEFFNDGRFDYSLAPLLAGEPVAVLPTTPLPHLDWDTTQGRLVQMFLPEDGGRNGITLLYLWAVRRKVYAEVYVLGSGGWGVPATATEIELSFDAHFLQILPPIHGKVFVMTDSRYALGLDLAAASFFTLELPVGVRHNYKLSCAEDSRLYLVSADGFQLSVWLHLMSGDGNGAGWLLVDTFCVREAEACARLVRDRWIPPSNYLDVAAVGDNADFVFLDHTASGTLFYVHLRSRVVEKVHQRVPEKCYVPPQIALSPIVMIWPPVFPAREVGHDQEE, from the coding sequence ATGGACGGAGATCGACGGACGCCGGCGGCCGCGGCCGCATCGGCGGCATCGGTGCTTGACGACGACGAACTCCTCCgcgagatcctcctccgcctcggCTTCCCCACCTGCCTCGTCCGCGCCGCCCTCGTCTCCAAGCGGTGGCTCCACCACGCCTCCGACCCGGCCTTCCTCCGCCGCTTCCGCGACCGCAACCCGCCCCGCCTCCTCGGCTTCTGCCTCTGCTTCTCCGGCCGGTACCGGTTCGTGCCGTTCCCGCAGCCCCCGGAGCTCGCCGCTCCCATTCGCCGGGCGACCTCCTCCTGCACCGCCGCCTTCGCCCGCAGAATCCTGCCAATCAAGCACTGCCGGAACGGCCGCCTCATAATAGAGTTCTTCAACGACGGCAGATTCGATTACTCCCTGGCTCCGCTGCTCGCCGGGGAGCCCGTAGCCGTCCTCCCGACGACCCCGCTACCCCACCTTGACTGGGACACCACTCAAGGTAGATTGGTTCAGATGTTCCTGCCCGAGGATGGGGGTCGCAACGGCATCACCTTGCTGTATCTCTGGGCGGTCCGGCGAAAAGTGTACGCCGAGGTGTACGTCCTGGGATCCGGCGGATGGGGCGTCCCTGCCACCGCGACAGAGATAGAGCTCTCGTTTGACGCACACTTCCTTCAAATTCTACCACCCATCCATGGCAAGGTCTTCGTGATGACCGACTCTCGGTACGCCCTGGGTCTAGATTTGGCAGCAGCGAGCTTCTTCACCCTTGAGCTCCCAGTTGGAGTGCGCCACAATTACAAGCTCTCCTGTGCGGAGGATTCCAGGCTCTATCTTGTCAGTGCAGACGGGTTTCAGCTCAGTGTGTGGCTCCATCTGATGTCGGGCGACGGCAATGGTGCTGGCTGGCTGCTGGTTGACACATTTTGTGTCCGTGAGGCTGAGGCATGCGCACGTCTTGTAAGGGACCGTTGGATCCCTCCCAGTAATTATCTTGATGTTGCTGCGGTCGGGGACAATGCCGACTTTGTGTTCTTGGATCATACAGCAAGTGGCACTCTCTTTTATGTTCATCTGAGGAGCAGGGTAGTTGAGAAAGTCCATCAGAGGGTGCCAGAAAAATGCTATGTACCTCCCCAAATAGCTCTCTCTCCCATTGTGATGATCTGGCCGCCTGTTTTCCCTGCACGAGAGGTAGGACATGATCAAGAGGAATGA
- the LOC123080517 gene encoding uncharacterized protein, whose amino-acid sequence MDGDRRTPAAAAAAASAASVLDDDNLLREILLCVAFPTCLVNAALVCKRWLLHASSPAFLRRFRECNPPRLLGACVGYPGRYRFVPLPRQPPELAAPIRRATSCCDAAFARRCPRIKHCRSGRLIIEVFRDGSFNHPLVVPVLAGESSTVLPPTLLSHAHRNYWERRTQFTEMFLPEDGGRDGISLVNLWKDRQKVYAEVCILRSGRWCVPDMESEIEPPDGTVFLEMLPPVHGKVFMVTNSGHTVGLDLAAGSLFTLELPVGVRSNYMLSCAEDSGIYLVSADGFQLSVWLHRMSGDDNDAGWLLLDTFCVREGQACTPRAEDSWVPPRNVCLDVVAVGDNADFVFLDHPASGTLFYVHLRSRVVEKVYQRGADECGYKRAAAGHVRVSPVMMIWPPIFPARNVRREE is encoded by the coding sequence ATGGACGGAGATCGACGGACGccggcggccgcggccgccgccgcatcGGCGGCATCGGTCCTTGACGACGACAACCTCCTCCGCGAGATCCTCCTCTGCGTCGCCTTCCCCACCTGCCTCGTCAACGCCGCTCTCGTCTGCAAGCGGTGGCTCCTCCACGCCTCCAGCCCGGCCTTCCTCCGCCGCTTCCGCGAGTGCAACCCGCCCCGCCTCCTCGGCGCCTGCGTCGGCTACCCCGGCAGGTATCGCTTCGTGCCTCTCCCGCGGCAGCccccggagctcgccgcccccATACGCCGCGCGACCTCCTGCTGCGACGCCGCCTTCGCCCGCAGATGCCCGCGAATCAAGCACTGCCGGAGCGGCCGCCTCATCATCGAGGTCTTCCGCGACGGCAGCTTCAATCACCCCCTTGTGGTGCCGGTTCTCGCCGGGGAGTCTTCAACCGTCCTCCCACCAACCCTGCTGTCCCACGCCCACCGTAACTACTGGGAGAGGCGCACTCAATTCACTGAGATGTTCCTACCCGAGGATGGGGGCCGCGACGGCATATCGTTGGTGAATCTGTGGAAGGACCGGCAAAAAGTGTATGCGGAGGTGTGCATCCTCAGATCTGGCCGATGGTGCGTCCCTGACATGGAATCAGAGATAGAGCCCCCAGATGGCACAGTCTTCCTTGAAATGCTACCACCCGTCCATGGCAAAGTCTTCATGGTGACCAACTCTGGGCACACCGTGGGTCTAGATTTGGCCGCGGGGAGCCTTTTCACCCTAGAGCTACCAGTTGGAGTGCGGAGCAACTATATGCTCTCATGTGCAGAGGATTCAGGGATCTATCTTGTCAGCGCAGACGGGTTTCAGCTCAGTGTGTGGCTCCATCGGATGTCGGGCGATGACAATGATGCAGGCTGGCTGCTGCTGGACACATTTTGTGTCCGTGAGGGTCAGGCATGCACGCCCCGTGCAGAGGACAGTTGGGTTCCTCCTCGCAATGTTTGTCTTGATGTTGTTGCGGTCGGGGACAATGCCGACTTTGTGTTCTTGGATCATCCAGCAAGTGGCACTCTCTTTTATGTTCATCTGAGGAGCAGGGTGGTTGAGAAGGTCTATCAGAGGGGGGCAGATGAATGTGGGTATAAACGTGCGGCTGCTGGCCATGTGCGTGTCTCTCCTGTTATGATGATCTGGCCACCTATCTTCCCAGCGCGGAACGTGAGACGTGAAGAATGA
- the LOC123080518 gene encoding uncharacterized protein isoform X1, whose product MDGDRRTPAAAAASAASVLDDDELLREILLRLGFPTCLVRAALVSKRWLHHASDPAFLRRFRDRNPPRLLGFCLCFSGRYRFVPFPQPPELAAPIRRATSSCTAAFARRILPIKHCRNGRLIIEFFNDGRFDYSLAPLLAGEPVAVLPTTPLPHLDWDTTQGRLVQMFLPEDGGRNGITLLYLWAVRRKVYAEVYVLGSGGWGVPATATEIELSFDAHFLQILPPIHGKVFVMTDSRYALGLDLAAASFFTLELPVGVRHNYKLSCAEDSRLYLVSADGFQLSVWLHLMSGDGNGAGWLLVDTFCVREAEACARLVRDRWIPPSNYLDVAAVGDNADFVFLDHTASGTLFYVHLRSRVVEKVHQRVPEKCYVPPQIALSPIVMIWPPVFPAREAWFFHPTLIFSRKHTSIFLIWWWIPEW is encoded by the exons ATGGACGGAGATCGACGGACGCCGGCGGCCGCGGCCGCATCGGCGGCATCGGTGCTTGACGACGACGAACTCCTCCgcgagatcctcctccgcctcggCTTCCCCACCTGCCTCGTCCGCGCCGCCCTCGTCTCCAAGCGGTGGCTCCACCACGCCTCCGACCCGGCCTTCCTCCGCCGCTTCCGCGACCGCAACCCGCCCCGCCTCCTCGGCTTCTGCCTCTGCTTCTCCGGCCGGTACCGGTTCGTGCCGTTCCCGCAGCCCCCGGAGCTCGCCGCTCCCATTCGCCGGGCGACCTCCTCCTGCACCGCCGCCTTCGCCCGCAGAATCCTGCCAATCAAGCACTGCCGGAACGGCCGCCTCATAATAGAGTTCTTCAACGACGGCAGATTCGATTACTCCCTGGCTCCGCTGCTCGCCGGGGAGCCCGTAGCCGTCCTCCCGACGACCCCGCTACCCCACCTTGACTGGGACACCACTCAAGGTAGATTGGTTCAGATGTTCCTGCCCGAGGATGGGGGTCGCAACGGCATCACCTTGCTGTATCTCTGGGCGGTCCGGCGAAAAGTGTACGCCGAGGTGTACGTCCTGGGATCCGGCGGATGGGGCGTCCCTGCCACCGCGACAGAGATAGAGCTCTCGTTTGACGCACACTTCCTTCAAATTCTACCACCCATCCATGGCAAGGTCTTCGTGATGACCGACTCTCGGTACGCCCTGGGTCTAGATTTGGCAGCAGCGAGCTTCTTCACCCTTGAGCTCCCAGTTGGAGTGCGCCACAATTACAAGCTCTCCTGTGCGGAGGATTCCAGGCTCTATCTTGTCAGTGCAGACGGGTTTCAGCTCAGTGTGTGGCTCCATCTGATGTCGGGCGACGGCAATGGTGCTGGCTGGCTGCTGGTTGACACATTTTGTGTCCGTGAGGCTGAGGCATGCGCACGTCTTGTAAGGGACCGTTGGATCCCTCCCAGTAATTATCTTGATGTTGCTGCGGTCGGGGACAATGCCGACTTTGTGTTCTTGGATCATACAGCAAGTGGCACTCTCTTTTATGTTCATCTGAGGAGCAGGGTAGTTGAGAAAGTCCATCAGAGGGTGCCAGAAAAATGCTATGTACCTCCCCAAATAGCTCTCTCTCCCATTGTGATGATCTGGCCGCCTGTTTTCCCTGCACGAGAG GCATGGTTCTTCCATCCCACCCTTATCTTCTCAAGGAAACACACATCCATATTCCTCATATGGTGGTGGATACCAGAGTGGTAG